The following coding sequences lie in one Ictalurus punctatus breed USDA103 chromosome 16, Coco_2.0, whole genome shotgun sequence genomic window:
- the ccl27b gene encoding C-C motif chemokine 27b, which translates to MDFKILLLLLCITFISVQGETPQCCLSTAPLSRRILKRVEKVTIQRSNGRCEIDALVLLIRGKRLCAPMWQWKLLEQLKSSLIGQQRF; encoded by the exons ATGGATTTCAAAATTCTTCTGTTGCTCCTGTGCATCACCTTCATCTCTGTCCAAG GTGAAACTCCACAATGCTGCCTTTCTACAGCGCCACTGAGTCGAAGAATACTGAAAAGAGTGGAGAAAGTCACCATACAAAGGAGCAACGGTCGCTGCGAGATTGATGCCCTCGT GCTGCTTATTCGTGGAAAGAGATTGTGCGCACCAATGTGGCAATGGAAACTTCTGGAACAATTGAAATCATCATTAATAGGGCAGCAACGTTTCTGA
- the pdxp gene encoding pyridoxal phosphate phosphatase: protein MAGARASGGCQKIRGAQLLELLESKHDVLFDCDGVIWNGETAVAGAPEAVRALKQRGKRVFFVTNNCTRPRQSYVQKFERLGFADVNEQEIFSSAYCSAAYLRDVATLTGKVFAIGCPGVHTELRDAGIAVVEEEEDGPDVNISNCALDPDVRAVLVGYDEKFSFMKLAKACCYLRDSECLFLATDPDPWHPLRGGRITPGSGSLTAALETASSRKATVIGKPSRFMFECIASQFDLDPESALMVGDRLETDIVFGINCGLSTVLTLTGVSTFEQALVYKDSDEAEKKDFVPDYVVESIADFMEALEE, encoded by the exons ATGGCCGGAGCGAGAGCGAGCGGAGGCTGTCAGAAAATCCGCGGCGCTCAGCTGCTCGAACTGCTCGAGTCCAAGCACGACGTGCTGTTCGACTGCGACGGTGTGATCTGGAACGGAGAGACGGCGGTGGCGGGGGCTCCCGAGGCGGTGCGCGCGCTGAAGCAGCGCGGGAAGCGGGTGTTCTTCGTCACTAACAACTGCACCAGGCCAAGGCAGAGCTACGTGCAGAAGTTCGAGCGGCTCGGATTCGCCGACGTGAATGAGCAGGAGATCTTCAGCTCGGCGTACTGCTCGGCTGCGTACCTGCGCGACGTGGCCACTCTCACCGGCAAGGTGTTTGCCATCGGCTGCCCCGGCGTGCACACCGAGCTGCGGGATGCCGGTATCGCCGTGGTCGAGGAGGAAGAGGACGGACCGGACGTCAACATTTCCAACTGCGCACTGGACCCGGACGTGCGCGCCGTGCTCGTGGGCTACGACGAGAAATTCAGCTTTATGAAGTTGGCCAAAGCCTGCTGCTACTTGCGGGACTCCGAGTGTTTGTTTCTGGCCACTGATCCCGACCCCTGGCACCCGCTGCGTGGAGGAAGAATCACACCAG GTTCTGGGAGTCTCACTGCAGCTTTGGAAACAGCCAGCAGCAGGAAGGCCACGGTGATCGGCAAACCGAGTCGTTTCATGTTCGAGTGTATCGCCAGCCAGTTCGATTTAGACCCAGAGAGCGCTTTGATGGTAGGCGACCGCTTAGAGACTGATATCGTCTTTGGCATTAACTGTGGCCTTTCTACAGTGCTCACACTAACGGGCGTCTCGACCTTCGAGCAAGCGCTGGTATACAAGGACAGTGACGAGGCAGAGAAGAAGGACTTTGTGCCCGATTATGTGGTGGAGAGCATCGCAGATTTCATGGAGGCTTTGGAGGAGTAG
- the setd9 gene encoding SET domain-containing protein 9 isoform X1 gives MRKNLLKVLEESWKSYRHRFVPWIALNLRKNERTLRQVKHRSEDKRLDDGQVLASLMSLFTELLRNDASNQTEQLRLLPASSRRDYYITHNAAVHRPEVAPRDIMLHTMGFCVEKMHSSLQDAGIGVFITRGQVPKGVPVAMYPGTIYQADEPILFQSIRNPFVFRCIDGILIDGNDKGLSKLVFQSCSGRDRLGPFRLSDSSWLTPCPENPLAVGQYVNNCSNEKAANVCYQELDVPEDFPIELRQYLPNVNYRVNIQRGLRCVILVSLREINRGEELFSNYYTVVHDS, from the exons ATGAGGAAGAATTTACTAAAAGTTCTAGAGGAGAGCTGGAAATCTTACAGACACAGATTCGTTCCCTGGATTGCTTTAAATCTTAGGAAAAATGAGAG GACTCTCCGCCAAGTCAAACACCGGTCCGAAGACAAGCGGTTGGACGACGGTCAGGTCCTCGCGTCCCTCATGAGCCTTTTTACCGAGTTGCTTAGAAATGACGCAAGCAATCAAACCGAACAGCTTCGCCTGCTACCAGCGTCCTCTCGCCGCGATtactacattacccacaatgccgcaGTGCACAGACCGGAAGTGGCGCCTCGCGATATTATGCTGCACACAATGGGGTTCTGTGTGGAGAAAATGCACAGCTCGTTGCAGGATGCAGGCATTGGGGTGTTCATTACCCGGGGACAGGTGCCCAAAGGTGTACCTGTAGCCATGTATCCAG GGACCATCTATCAGGCCGACGAGCCAATTCTCTTCCAGTCCATTCGAAACCCATTTGTATTTCGATGCATTGACGGCATTTTGATCGATGGCAATGATAAAGGACTCTCCAAGCTAGTGTTTCA GTCATGCAGTGGGCGGGACCGGCTCGGCCCGTTTCGTTTGAGTGACAGCTCGTGGTTGACGCCCTGTCCAGAAAACCCTCTGGCGGTAGGGCAGTATGTCAACAACTGTTCCAATG AGAAGGCTGCCAACGTCTGCTATCAGGAACTTGATGTGCCTGAGGACTTTCCCATAGAACTTCGTCAGTATCTTCCTAATGTTAATTACAGAGTTAATATACAAAG AGGGCTGCGCTGTGTCATCCTTGTGTCATTAAGAGAGATTAACAGGGGTGAAGAACTTTTCTCCAATTACTACACTGTTGTACACGACTCTTGA
- the setd9 gene encoding SET domain-containing protein 9 isoform X2 yields the protein MRKNLLKVLEESWKSYRHRFVPWIALNLRKNERTLRQVKHRSEDKRLDDGQVLASLMSLFTELLRNDASNQTEQLRLLPASSRRDYYITHNAAVHRPEVAPRDIMLHTMGFCVEKMHSSLQDAGIGVFITRGQVPKGVPVAMYPGTIYQADEPILFQSIRNPFVFRCIDGILIDGNDKGLSKLVFQSCSGRDRLGPFRLSDSSWLTPCPENPLAVGQYVNNCSNDTGDALFKPSCSRFDPQRRLPTSAIRNLMCLRTFP from the exons ATGAGGAAGAATTTACTAAAAGTTCTAGAGGAGAGCTGGAAATCTTACAGACACAGATTCGTTCCCTGGATTGCTTTAAATCTTAGGAAAAATGAGAG GACTCTCCGCCAAGTCAAACACCGGTCCGAAGACAAGCGGTTGGACGACGGTCAGGTCCTCGCGTCCCTCATGAGCCTTTTTACCGAGTTGCTTAGAAATGACGCAAGCAATCAAACCGAACAGCTTCGCCTGCTACCAGCGTCCTCTCGCCGCGATtactacattacccacaatgccgcaGTGCACAGACCGGAAGTGGCGCCTCGCGATATTATGCTGCACACAATGGGGTTCTGTGTGGAGAAAATGCACAGCTCGTTGCAGGATGCAGGCATTGGGGTGTTCATTACCCGGGGACAGGTGCCCAAAGGTGTACCTGTAGCCATGTATCCAG GGACCATCTATCAGGCCGACGAGCCAATTCTCTTCCAGTCCATTCGAAACCCATTTGTATTTCGATGCATTGACGGCATTTTGATCGATGGCAATGATAAAGGACTCTCCAAGCTAGTGTTTCA GTCATGCAGTGGGCGGGACCGGCTCGGCCCGTTTCGTTTGAGTGACAGCTCGTGGTTGACGCCCTGTCCAGAAAACCCTCTGGCGGTAGGGCAGTATGTCAACAACTGTTCCAATG ACACTGGAGACGCTTTATTTAAACCATCCTGTTCTCGTTTTGATCCCCAGAGAAGGCTGCCAACGTCTGCTATCAGGAACTTGATGTGCCTGAGGACTTTCCCATAG
- the setd9 gene encoding SET domain-containing protein 9 isoform X3, whose translation MRKNLLKVLEESWKSYRHRFVPWIALNLRKNERTLRQVKHRSEDKRLDDGQVLASLMSLFTELLRNDASNQTEQLRLLPASSRRDYYITHNAAVHRPEVAPRDIMLHTMGFCVEKMHSSLQDAGIGVFITRGQVPKGVPVAMYPGTIYQADEPILFQSIRNPFVFRCIDGILIDGNDKGLSKLVFQSCSGRDRLGPFRLSDSSWLTPCPENPLAVGQYVNNCSNEKAANVCYQELDVPEDFPIELQGCAVSSLCH comes from the exons ATGAGGAAGAATTTACTAAAAGTTCTAGAGGAGAGCTGGAAATCTTACAGACACAGATTCGTTCCCTGGATTGCTTTAAATCTTAGGAAAAATGAGAG GACTCTCCGCCAAGTCAAACACCGGTCCGAAGACAAGCGGTTGGACGACGGTCAGGTCCTCGCGTCCCTCATGAGCCTTTTTACCGAGTTGCTTAGAAATGACGCAAGCAATCAAACCGAACAGCTTCGCCTGCTACCAGCGTCCTCTCGCCGCGATtactacattacccacaatgccgcaGTGCACAGACCGGAAGTGGCGCCTCGCGATATTATGCTGCACACAATGGGGTTCTGTGTGGAGAAAATGCACAGCTCGTTGCAGGATGCAGGCATTGGGGTGTTCATTACCCGGGGACAGGTGCCCAAAGGTGTACCTGTAGCCATGTATCCAG GGACCATCTATCAGGCCGACGAGCCAATTCTCTTCCAGTCCATTCGAAACCCATTTGTATTTCGATGCATTGACGGCATTTTGATCGATGGCAATGATAAAGGACTCTCCAAGCTAGTGTTTCA GTCATGCAGTGGGCGGGACCGGCTCGGCCCGTTTCGTTTGAGTGACAGCTCGTGGTTGACGCCCTGTCCAGAAAACCCTCTGGCGGTAGGGCAGTATGTCAACAACTGTTCCAATG AGAAGGCTGCCAACGTCTGCTATCAGGAACTTGATGTGCCTGAGGACTTTCCCATAGAACTTC AGGGCTGCGCTGTGTCATCCTTGTGTCATTAA